The proteins below are encoded in one region of Ereboglobus luteus:
- a CDS encoding autotransporter-associated beta strand repeat-containing protein, with product MKPTLALATLVLATLVGTPVRAQNTITVNTTGNAPAQLVLSAGTTTIDVAAGALYTFDNLATAGNSAIIGNTAGTVFRTTGSGTTVFINNDIAGRGPGLSLRASGTLDLQNVRFGDKDNPALGNINRQNSLGGGALSVTGASAAAPAFLELRNGEFYFNKTTLTGASGGAIQTGNFASSVIDGAIFHGNSAANIAGAILYNSANQFHTLNNAVFTSNTAASRGSAVTVYAGTVAMTDVTFRDNKTTNTAGTNPGGAVHIVAAARATIDGAVFEQNSSSFIGGGAISVYAAGTTTITSATFGNAADLTRGNSSTNGAGGAILQSGGHLVLNNNAFYGNFTSTGVGGAIAVIAGGTLSVNGGVFVSNSSGPTAGAQGSAIHLATDAVATITSATFANNNSNSHATVLIMGGNTSLKTYTFTDVLFDGNYVANEGGGVFLNGGNSRYEFNRVRFTGNSANIGGAITTRAGTVLTLTDAVFTSNTARAGTGGAISFHLGGLLEYNATTSATHSGNIAGTSGASGGFLYLGAGGTANFNIAPDATVQIGGESDAHDTISTGTFTDTVININNDPSAVGAAPGDGAGTLILANGDSSSQRGALNLHAGRLLLANSATLGGTITVANGATFGGEGTIDSAAGGALNRSVAIQTGGTLQVGLDDASGATQTLAIAGALALANNTAIIGDGVLATPGTGRIELGSAAGDTVTANIAAGKLVSITGVATGVGGLLKTGDGALGLSGANTFTGGVTLASGTLLLGGNTALGTGALAVTGTATVGFSADATVTNAVTLGANTVIDSGAFNAALNGAITGPGGIIKQGSGLLTLGGALTGVPSVAINAGSLSGNINGVSAISISNTAAYIGNLARTNGQTLSVTTGSIGGNLSLSQGALLEFDLADAGSDAALNISGAFSATGTTTLNFLNLGNATYTIVSANSITAGNSNFDYTVNGGPLTGRNSLALTVGANDITVAASYRNLRMAWDGANGGIWDTTASNWNDNGTSDFGETRFVTGDSIRFASTAAGTVVVATEGVTAGDVEVASTGDLTFTGGTITTSAASASVDGVAGGISLGASGTVAATGKFVKKGAGTLTLDNAAGVFTGGLEIEDGVLAFNRAAQLGDASGTVSLTGPATLRANADILGSTGTLAGAIAITAASGTLDTQAHTVESAATLAGSGTLVKIGDGKLILRATNNASFAAPTLVSAGSLLLADGAKLGGALTIASGATAGGIGAFTGDVTVNNGTLLVGDAGGTGAGALSIGGALTLSGTARVEFGIHAGGIADTLDVTDAINTAAATNIVSISISGGIASGTYTLGNAGALASVQNLEVNGVLIDNSLRIVSELAASSGTLLYIYGMDDSRYMEWTGASGTSTWNIGLANWQGYNGDIAGKSKFQDGDTVRFTGATSASIAIESAATVSDMVVDNTGTLTFTGAALATNIATTGTLITNAAGKLVKSGEGALVFDNAANTFTGGIELDSGLLAFSTNAQIGTAGAGITLSSGTLRALAGLALSDTLTLTGGSAALDTGANAITLTGGIAGSGTLSKLGEGALTLSAATAGASLLSADAVTRIVEGAVLLRDFSAADATATTHTFVLEGGWLDLSDTPGFNPSTGAGANDWAGLTITGTGGAVIGSNDKITLSDGSVLASVGGATTAEQGIFVVVDAGADGVATLAGANNYAGRTLLQSGTLRIAADDRLGLVSLNREVRFTGSGAALEITADGFLSNRTLGLDADGILSVAAGASGTWAGAITGIGKTLTKAGDGELVITNTANSASISYHVAAGVLEGRAENLAGTITLDAAGTVAVNQADDADYTPKITGAGAFEKRGAGVLTLLSALGNTGAVRVSAGTLKTRDDNQFSAASPLVISQGATLDLRGTRQTVSSLSLDGALLVSATVNSNLGVILASDYLKATDFFTGTGSIALSLDETDEDGYSPLNGNAPSSVILIESGSNTADLSISITGNPDDTIYAWDVTSDGNNWRLSRENLIPVIPAVTGINAAIHIGTQTAFDTLAQRISLLRLANDGEHRIGTDLWVAGAYRHDKIKGTLYDGAKADTRSVQTGVNLVKAPKATRGKRKGGLKYAAGVFLDFTDTDIDMNDADTTTRTGGGGFYLTYQPNDAFHAEGIARLAKGKHDTRVNGMDDMRLGTNGFGLSLSLGHTFRTKSGWMVDVSERVLYSITNVEEDIDSAHRLFKVSDVDSFRGLVGVQFSRNVRLFGKWDLRPAFRVAYDHEFKGKNGTTVLRYHDAGRTRLRDRYDYADDFSGGSFDIGAGATLRFNAHFELYADISGSLGGELENYTANLGISCHW from the coding sequence ATGAAACCAACGCTCGCCCTCGCAACACTCGTCCTCGCCACCCTCGTGGGCACCCCCGTCCGCGCACAAAACACAATCACCGTAAACACCACCGGCAACGCACCCGCGCAGCTCGTCCTCAGCGCCGGCACCACCACCATCGATGTCGCCGCCGGCGCGCTCTACACCTTCGACAACCTCGCCACCGCCGGCAACAGCGCAATCATCGGCAACACCGCGGGCACTGTTTTCCGCACCACTGGCAGCGGCACCACTGTTTTTATTAACAATGACATCGCGGGACGCGGCCCCGGCCTGAGTCTCCGCGCCTCCGGCACGCTCGACCTGCAAAACGTCCGCTTCGGCGACAAGGACAACCCCGCGCTCGGCAACATCAACCGCCAAAATAGTCTGGGTGGCGGTGCCCTTTCAGTTACCGGTGCTAGTGCCGCCGCTCCTGCTTTCCTTGAACTCCGCAATGGTGAATTTTACTTCAACAAAACCACGCTCACAGGCGCCAGCGGCGGTGCTATCCAAACAGGGAACTTTGCGAGCTCCGTCATTGACGGGGCAATTTTCCACGGCAACTCTGCCGCCAACATCGCCGGCGCCATTCTCTACAACTCCGCCAACCAGTTCCACACCCTCAACAACGCGGTCTTCACCAGCAACACCGCAGCCTCTCGCGGCAGCGCCGTCACCGTCTATGCCGGCACTGTCGCGATGACCGACGTCACCTTCCGCGATAACAAAACCACCAACACCGCCGGCACCAACCCGGGCGGTGCCGTCCACATCGTGGCCGCCGCGCGCGCCACGATCGACGGCGCCGTCTTTGAGCAAAACTCCTCCTCATTTATCGGCGGAGGCGCCATCAGTGTTTACGCCGCCGGCACCACCACCATCACCAGCGCCACATTCGGCAATGCCGCCGACCTCACCCGCGGCAACTCCTCCACCAACGGAGCCGGCGGCGCCATCCTTCAAAGCGGCGGACACCTCGTCCTCAACAACAACGCCTTTTACGGCAACTTCACCTCCACCGGCGTCGGTGGCGCCATTGCCGTCATCGCCGGCGGCACCCTTTCAGTTAACGGCGGCGTCTTCGTATCCAACTCCTCCGGTCCCACCGCCGGCGCCCAAGGCTCGGCCATTCACCTCGCCACGGACGCTGTTGCCACCATCACCAGCGCCACATTCGCCAATAACAACTCCAACTCCCACGCCACCGTTTTGATTATGGGAGGAAACACCAGCTTGAAAACATACACCTTCACCGACGTGCTCTTCGACGGCAACTACGTCGCCAACGAGGGCGGCGGCGTCTTCCTAAACGGCGGAAACAGCCGCTACGAATTCAACCGCGTCCGCTTTACCGGCAACTCCGCCAACATCGGCGGCGCCATCACCACCCGCGCCGGCACAGTCCTCACCCTCACCGACGCCGTCTTCACCAGCAACACCGCGCGCGCCGGCACAGGCGGAGCCATCTCCTTCCACCTGGGAGGTCTCCTCGAATACAACGCCACCACTTCAGCCACCCACTCCGGCAACATCGCCGGCACAAGCGGCGCTTCCGGCGGCTTCCTCTACCTCGGCGCCGGCGGCACCGCCAACTTCAACATCGCCCCCGATGCCACCGTCCAAATCGGCGGCGAATCCGACGCCCACGACACCATTTCCACCGGCACCTTCACCGACACCGTCATCAACATAAACAACGATCCCTCCGCCGTCGGAGCCGCACCCGGTGACGGCGCGGGCACGCTCATCCTCGCCAACGGCGACTCATCCTCACAGCGCGGCGCGCTCAACCTCCACGCCGGACGCCTCCTGCTCGCCAACTCCGCCACACTCGGCGGCACCATCACCGTCGCCAACGGCGCGACCTTTGGCGGCGAAGGCACGATCGACTCCGCCGCCGGAGGCGCGCTCAACCGCTCCGTCGCCATCCAAACAGGCGGCACGCTTCAAGTCGGGCTCGACGACGCGAGCGGAGCCACGCAAACGCTCGCCATCGCCGGCGCCCTCGCGCTCGCAAACAACACCGCCATCATCGGCGACGGCGTGCTTGCCACGCCCGGCACGGGTCGCATCGAACTCGGCTCGGCGGCGGGCGACACCGTTACGGCCAATATCGCGGCGGGCAAACTTGTGTCCATCACAGGCGTCGCCACCGGCGTGGGCGGCCTGCTAAAAACCGGCGACGGCGCGCTCGGCCTCTCCGGCGCGAACACTTTCACCGGTGGCGTCACGCTCGCCTCGGGCACGCTCCTGCTCGGCGGCAACACCGCGCTCGGCACCGGCGCGCTCGCAGTCACCGGCACCGCGACCGTGGGCTTTTCCGCCGACGCCACCGTTACAAACGCCGTCACGCTCGGCGCGAACACCGTGATCGACAGCGGCGCGTTCAACGCCGCGCTCAACGGAGCCATTACCGGCCCCGGCGGCATTATAAAGCAAGGCTCCGGCCTGCTCACCCTCGGCGGCGCGCTCACCGGCGTCCCCTCCGTCGCCATCAACGCGGGCTCCCTCTCCGGCAACATCAACGGCGTCTCCGCCATCAGCATCTCCAACACCGCCGCCTACATTGGCAACCTCGCACGCACGAACGGCCAGACGCTCTCCGTCACCACCGGCTCCATCGGCGGCAACCTCTCCCTCTCGCAAGGAGCCCTCCTCGAATTCGACCTCGCCGACGCCGGCTCCGACGCTGCCCTCAACATCAGCGGCGCCTTCTCCGCCACCGGCACCACCACGCTCAATTTCCTCAACCTCGGCAACGCCACCTACACCATTGTCTCAGCAAACAGCATCACCGCCGGCAACTCCAACTTCGACTACACCGTCAACGGCGGCCCGCTCACCGGGCGCAACAGCCTGGCCCTCACCGTCGGCGCAAACGACATCACCGTCGCCGCCTCCTACCGCAACCTGCGCATGGCCTGGGACGGCGCAAACGGCGGCATATGGGACACCACCGCCTCAAACTGGAACGACAACGGCACGTCCGATTTTGGCGAGACACGCTTCGTCACCGGCGACAGCATCCGCTTCGCCTCCACCGCCGCCGGCACCGTCGTCGTCGCGACGGAAGGCGTGACCGCGGGCGATGTCGAAGTGGCGTCAACCGGCGACCTCACCTTCACCGGCGGCACCATCACAACCAGCGCCGCCTCCGCCTCGGTGGACGGCGTCGCGGGCGGCATCTCGCTCGGAGCCTCCGGCACTGTCGCGGCAACAGGCAAGTTTGTCAAAAAAGGCGCGGGCACGCTCACGCTCGACAACGCCGCGGGCGTCTTCACGGGCGGACTCGAAATCGAGGACGGCGTGCTCGCGTTCAATCGCGCCGCCCAGCTCGGCGACGCCTCCGGCACCGTCAGCCTCACCGGCCCCGCCACCCTCCGCGCCAACGCCGACATCCTCGGCTCCACCGGCACGCTCGCCGGCGCCATCGCGATCACCGCCGCCAGCGGCACGCTCGACACGCAAGCCCACACCGTCGAGTCCGCCGCCACGCTCGCCGGCTCCGGCACGCTCGTCAAAATCGGCGACGGCAAACTCATCCTCCGCGCAACCAACAACGCCTCCTTCGCCGCCCCCACCCTCGTCTCCGCCGGTTCGCTCCTCCTCGCCGACGGCGCGAAACTTGGCGGCGCGCTCACCATCGCATCCGGCGCGACCGCCGGCGGCATCGGCGCGTTCACCGGCGACGTCACCGTCAACAACGGCACGCTCCTCGTCGGCGACGCCGGCGGGACCGGCGCCGGCGCGCTCTCCATCGGCGGCGCGCTCACCCTCTCCGGCACCGCCCGCGTCGAGTTCGGCATCCACGCCGGCGGCATTGCCGACACCCTCGACGTCACCGACGCCATAAACACCGCCGCCGCCACAAACATCGTCTCGATCAGCATCTCCGGCGGCATCGCCTCCGGCACCTACACCCTCGGCAACGCCGGCGCGCTCGCCTCCGTGCAAAACCTTGAGGTCAACGGCGTCCTCATCGACAACTCGCTGCGCATCGTCAGCGAACTCGCCGCCTCCTCCGGCACACTCCTCTACATCTACGGCATGGACGACTCGCGCTACATGGAATGGACCGGCGCGAGCGGCACGAGCACATGGAACATCGGCCTCGCCAACTGGCAGGGCTACAACGGCGACATCGCCGGCAAATCCAAATTCCAGGACGGCGACACCGTGCGCTTCACCGGCGCCACGTCCGCAAGCATCGCCATCGAATCCGCCGCGACCGTGTCCGACATGGTCGTGGACAACACCGGCACGCTCACCTTCACCGGCGCCGCCCTCGCCACAAACATCGCGACAACCGGCACGCTCATCACAAACGCCGCCGGCAAACTCGTGAAATCCGGCGAAGGCGCGCTCGTGTTTGACAACGCCGCCAACACCTTCACCGGCGGCATCGAACTCGACTCGGGCCTCCTCGCCTTCTCCACCAACGCGCAAATCGGCACCGCCGGCGCCGGCATCACCCTCTCATCCGGCACCCTCCGCGCCCTCGCCGGCCTCGCGCTCTCCGACACGCTCACGCTCACGGGCGGCTCCGCCGCGCTCGACACGGGCGCGAACGCAATCACGCTCACCGGCGGCATCGCCGGCTCCGGCACGCTCTCCAAACTCGGAGAGGGCGCGCTCACGCTCTCCGCCGCCACCGCCGGCGCAAGCCTCCTCTCCGCCGACGCCGTCACGCGCATCGTGGAAGGGGCCGTCCTGCTCCGCGATTTCTCCGCCGCTGACGCGACCGCGACGACGCACACCTTCGTCCTCGAAGGCGGCTGGCTCGACCTCTCCGACACCCCCGGCTTCAATCCCTCCACCGGCGCGGGCGCGAACGACTGGGCGGGCCTCACAATCACCGGCACCGGCGGCGCCGTCATCGGCTCCAACGACAAAATCACTCTCAGCGACGGCTCCGTCCTCGCATCCGTCGGCGGCGCCACCACCGCCGAACAAGGCATCTTTGTTGTCGTTGACGCCGGGGCCGATGGAGTCGCCACCCTCGCCGGCGCCAACAACTACGCCGGGCGCACGCTCCTTCAAAGCGGCACGCTCCGCATCGCCGCCGACGACCGCCTCGGCCTCGTCTCCCTCAATCGCGAAGTCCGTTTCACCGGCTCCGGCGCGGCGCTCGAAATCACGGCGGACGGTTTCCTATCCAACCGCACCCTCGGCCTCGACGCCGACGGCATCCTCTCCGTCGCCGCCGGCGCAAGCGGCACCTGGGCCGGCGCCATCACCGGCATCGGCAAAACGCTCACCAAGGCCGGCGACGGCGAACTCGTCATAACCAACACCGCCAACTCCGCCTCTATCTCCTACCATGTCGCCGCGGGCGTCCTCGAAGGCCGCGCGGAAAACCTCGCCGGCACCATCACGCTCGACGCCGCCGGCACCGTTGCCGTCAACCAGGCCGACGACGCGGACTACACCCCGAAAATCACCGGCGCGGGCGCCTTTGAAAAACGCGGCGCGGGCGTGCTCACGCTCCTCTCCGCGCTCGGCAACACCGGTGCCGTGCGCGTTTCCGCCGGCACCCTCAAGACCCGCGACGACAACCAGTTCTCCGCCGCCTCGCCGCTCGTCATTTCCCAAGGCGCCACGCTCGATTTGCGCGGCACGCGCCAGACCGTCTCGTCGCTCTCCCTCGACGGCGCGCTCCTCGTCTCCGCCACCGTCAACTCCAACCTCGGCGTCATCCTTGCGTCGGATTACCTGAAGGCGACGGACTTCTTCACCGGCACCGGCTCCATCGCCCTTTCCCTCGACGAAACCGACGAGGACGGCTACTCCCCGCTCAACGGCAACGCGCCATCCTCGGTGATATTAATCGAATCCGGCAGCAACACCGCCGACCTCTCCATCAGCATCACCGGCAACCCCGACGACACCATCTACGCCTGGGATGTGACGAGCGACGGCAACAACTGGCGCCTCTCCCGCGAAAACCTCATCCCCGTCATCCCGGCCGTCACCGGCATCAACGCCGCCATTCACATCGGCACGCAGACCGCCTTCGACACGCTCGCGCAACGCATCAGCCTGCTGCGCCTCGCCAACGACGGCGAGCACCGCATCGGCACCGACTTGTGGGTGGCCGGCGCCTACCGCCACGACAAGATAAAAGGCACGCTCTACGACGGCGCCAAGGCCGACACCAGATCCGTGCAAACCGGCGTGAACCTCGTCAAGGCGCCCAAGGCCACGCGAGGAAAACGCAAAGGCGGACTCAAATACGCTGCGGGCGTGTTCCTCGATTTCACCGACACAGACATCGACATGAACGACGCCGACACCACGACCCGGACCGGCGGCGGCGGATTTTATCTCACCTACCAGCCCAACGACGCGTTCCATGCCGAAGGCATCGCGCGTCTGGCCAAAGGCAAGCACGACACCCGCGTGAACGGCATGGACGACATGCGGCTCGGCACAAACGGCTTCGGCCTCTCGCTTTCGCTCGGCCACACCTTCCGCACCAAGTCCGGCTGGATGGTGGACGTGAGCGAGCGCGTCCTTTACAGCATCACCAACGTGGAGGAGGACATCGACAGCGCGCACCGCCTGTTCAAGGTGAGCGACGTGGATTCGTTCCGCGGCCTCGTGGGCGTGCAATTCTCGCGAAACGTCCGGCTGTTTGGAAAGTGGGATCTGCGCCCCGCGTTTCGCGTGGCCTACGACCACGAATTCAAGGGCAAAAACGGCACGACGGTTCTCCGCTACCATGATGCGGGCCGCACCCGCCTGCGCGACCGGTATGATTACGCCGACGATTTCAGCGGCGGCTCGTTCGACATCGGCGCCGGTGCGACACTGCGCTTCAACGCGCACTTCGAACTCTACGCCGACATCTCCGGCAGCCTCGGCGGCGAACTCGAAAACTACACCGCCAACCTCGGCATAAGCTGCCACTGGTAA